The DNA region CCGTGGTCACGGTGCGGCGCACCAGCGAGCGGGAGGCCCTGGCCGCCCTGCCCGGCTTCCGGGAGTCGGGAGCACCGCGATGAACCACGCCAACGGGTGGCTGCTGGTCGTGGCGTTCGCGCTGGGGGTGGTGCTGACCTTCGCGTTCATGATTCGCCGCGTCACCCGGGAGGTGCCGGTGTACGGCCCGCTCGGGCGCGGGCCCGCCGTCGACAGCGCCACCACCGCCGCCACTGCCCCGGCGTTCACGCTGGCCGGCACCGGGGATTTCGAGATCGCCGACCTGGAGCCCTACGGCGACGGCTCGGTGCGGCTGGAGCGGGGCAGCCAGACCGGGCCGCCCGGCTATCCCATCAAGGGCAACGAGGACTCGATGCGCTACCACACCACCGACAGCCCGGCCTATGCGCAGACCATGGCCGAGGTGTGGTTTTCCGATGAGGAGACCGCCACCAGGGCCGGCTTCGAGCCCTGGCAGCAGAATCAGGAGTAGACGCCCGACTCATTACTGCGTGCGCAGCACGAATCCCACGCCGCGCACGGTGTGCAGCAGTCGCGGCGCGCCGCCGGCCTCCAGCTTGCGACGCAGATAGCCGATGAACACGTCGACGACATTGGTGTCGGCGGCGAAGTCGTAGCCCCACACCAGTTCGAGCAACTGCGCGCGGGACAGCACCGCGGTCTTGTGCTCGGCCAGCACGGCCAGCAGGTCGAATTCGCGCTTGGTCAGATCGACGTCGACGCCGTTGACCCGGGCCCGGCGACCCGGGATGTCCACCTCGAGTGGGCCCACCTGAATGGTCTCCGAGGAGAACGTCGCGGTGGCCCCGCGCCGGCGCAGCAGCGCCTTGACCCGCGCGACCAGCTCGGCCAGCACGAACGGCTTGACCAGATAGTCGTCGGCGCCCGCCTCCAGGCCCGCGACCCGGTCGTCGACCGAGCTGCGCGCCGACAGCACGCAGACCGGCACGTCGTTGTCCATCGCGCGCAACGCGGTGACCACGCTGACCCCGTCGAGGATCGGCATGTTGATGTCGAGCACGATCGCGTCCGGCCGGGTCTCGGTGGCGCTGCGCAGCGCCTCGGCGCCGTCGACGGCGGTCGAGACCTCGAATCCGGAGAGCCGCAGGCCACGCTCGAGCGATGCCAGCACGTCGGCATCGTCGTCGACGACCAACACCCGGGGGGAACCTGCAGCACTGTCCATGGCCCCAATTTTGCCTGATCATTGCCCGCGATCCGCGCAGGCGCCTTGACCTCAACATTCGTTTGGGTTCTACGGTAGGGGTCATGACCGCGATCCGGGCGCTGCCGCAGCCCGCAGGATTTCCGATCGGTGCAGTTCGGAGGCCTGCGCCGGTCCGAAGGGACCGGATCTGTCGGCGGCGCATGGGAGCATCGGAATTCGGGGTCAAATGGCGACGTTGATGTCGCGGGGGTCGGGTATTGGTACCAACGCACCCGCACAAAGGAGCGACGAGCCGTTGATTGCACCGCCGCCGCAGCGCATCAGGGGCAGTTCGGACCTGATACGGCTGCTGCCCTACCTGCTGCCGTATCGGGTCCGCTGGGTCTCGATGGTGGTGGTGGCGCTGATCAGCCTCGTCGCCACCATCTCGATCCCGTTGATGACCAAGGCCGTGATCGACGGGCCCATCCGGCAGCAGGATCAGCGCGGCCTGTGGATCTTGGGTACCGCCGCGCTCGCCATCGGAGTCACCGAGGCGGTGCTGTGGTTCATCCGCCGGTGGCTGACCGCCCGCGCGACGATGGGCGTCGAGGCCGACATCCGCAAGGACCTCTACGCGCGGCTGCAGATCCTGCCGATGTCGTTCCATGGCCGCTGGCAGTCCGGTCAGTTGCTGTCCCGGGTGATGAACGACCTGGCCACCATCCGCCGGTTCCTGTCCTTCGGTCTGGTGTTCATGTTGCTCAACGGCCTTCAGATCATCGCGGTGACCGCAATCCTGCTGAGCATGTATTGGCCGCTGGGCGTCGTGGTGATGGTCTCGGTCGTCCCCATCACGCTGACGGTGCTGCACTTCGAGCGGCAGTTCACCCGGCTGTCGCGCCAGGCCCAGGACCAGTCCGGGGTGGTCGCCACCCACGTCGAGGAGTCCGCGCTGGGGATGCGGCTGGTCAAGTCGTTCGGGCGGGAGGACTACGTCTTCGACCGCTTCGACAGCGAGGCCGAGGCGCTCTACCACCTTCAGGTCCGCAAGGTCGGCGTCTCGGCCCGGTTCTGGACGCTGCTTGAGATCATCCCGAACCTGACGCTGATCGTGGTGCTGGGGTTCGGCGCCTACGCCGCCGGCCACGGCCTGGTCACGATGGGCACCCTGGTCGCGTTCATCACGATGATGTTGTCGCTGGTGTGGCCGATCGCGTCGCTCGGGTTCCTGCTGTCGATGACGCAGGAGGCGATGACGGCCTCGAACCGGATCGCGGAGATCTTCGACGCGCCCCGCGAAATCGACGACGGTCCCGTCGCCGGGCCGGCCCGGGGCGGCCGGCTCGAACTCGTCGACGTCGGGTTCCGCTTCCCGGGCGCCGAGGGCCGGCAATCGCCGTGGGCGCTGCGCCACGTCAACCTCACGGTCGAACCGGGCGAGACCGTCGCGCTGGTCGGCGCGACCGGGTCCGGCAAGTCGGTGTTGGTGGCGTTGCTGTCCCGGCTCTATGACGTCTCCGAGGGCCGGATCCTGCTCGACGGCACCGACATTCGCCAGCTGAGCCTGCCCGCCCTGCGTGCTGCGGTGGCCACGGCGTTCGAGGACCCCACGCTGTTCTCGATGTCGGTGGCCGAGAATCTGCGGTTGGGGCGCGGCCCCGACAACCCGGCCGGCGATGCGGAGTTGGCCCGCGCGATCGACATCGCCGCCGCCGACTTCGTCTACGATCTGCCGTTCGGCCTGGACACCCGGATCGGCGAACAGGGCATGAGCCTGTCCGGCGGTCAGCGCCAACGGCTTTCGCTGGCGCGGGCCATTCTGGCCGCGCCCAGCGTGTTGGTGCTCGACGACACGCTCTCGGCGTTGGACGTGCACACCGAGGCCGAGGTCACCGAGGCGCTGCGGCGGGTGCTCGGTTCGGTCACCGCGATCGTCGTCGCGAATCGCGCTTCGACGGTGCTGCTGGCCGACAAGGTGGCCCTGCTCGAGGCGGTGGACGGTGTCGGCACCATCACGCGGACCGGTACCCATGCGGAACTATTGGCCACCGCGCCGCAATACCGCGACCTGCTCGCCGCCGATGACGAGCTCAACGACGACCTCGAGAACGCCCCCACCTGGGCGACTGACGCGGAGTGGGTTCGGCTGAACCACCGGCAGGAGGTGAACGATGCGGGAGACGGTTTGGCGCGGCCGGTTCGACGAGAAGTCTGACGACGACTCGCCGATCAACGAGAAGCTGCCGCGCCGGCGGGAGGCGCGCGCGTTGCTGTTCTCGCTGCTGGCGCCCTTCAAGCTCACGGTGCTACTGCTCGCGGTCATCGTCGTGGTGGAAAACGCCGCGCGGCTGTCGGTTCCGCTGCTCGTGCAGCGCGGGATCGACCGCGGCATCCCGCCCATCGCCGAGGGCGGTTCGGCGCGCGAACTGGCCATCGTGGTCGCCGCGCTGGGCGCGGTGGTGTGCACGCAGGCCGTCAGCCGGATGGTGTTCCTGCTGCGCTCCGGCAAGGTCGGCCAGCAGGTGCTGCTCGAGCTGCGCCGCCGGATCTTCCGCCATTTCAACCGCCTCGACGTGGCCTTCCACGACCGGTACACCTCGGGGCGGGTGGTCAGCCGGTCCACCAACGACATCGATGCCATCCAGGAGTTGCTGCAGAACGGCTTCGACAGCCTGGTCACTGCGGTGCTGACGCTGTTCGGCACGGCGGCGCTGCTGATCGTCCTCGATTGGCGGCTGGGCCTGATGTGTCTGGTGGCGTTCCCGATCCTGGTGCTGCTGGCGGCCTGGTTTCGCACCGAATCCGCCAAGACCTACCGCGAGGTGCGCGACAGCGCCGCGTTGGTGATCGTGCAGTTCGTCGAGACGATGACGGGCATCAAGGCCGTGCAGGCCTACCGCCGCGAGGCCCGCAACCAGGAGATCTTCGACGACGTCGCAGACCGGTACCGCGACATCAACGAAAAGACCTTCAAGCTCGTGGCGATCTTCATGCCCGGGGTCAAACTCGTCGGCAACATCACCACCGGGGTGGTGCTGCTCTACGGCGGCTACCGGGTGCTGCAGGGCGAGATGACCATCGGCGTGCTGACCGCCTTCCTGCTGTACCTGCGGATGTTCTTCGAGCCGATGCAGGAGATCACCCAGTTCTTCAACACCTTCCAGTCCGCGTCCTCGGCGTTGGAGAAGCTCGCGGGCGTGCTGGCGCAGCGGCCGGCGATCGCCGACCCCGAGCGGCCCGCGGCGCTGCCGGACGTGCGGGGCGAGGTCACCTTCGAGCGCGTCGAGTTCGAGTACGTGCCGGGCCGCCCGGTGCTGCCCGGCCTGGATCTGCGGGTCCCGGCGGGGCAGACGGTCGCGTTGGTGGGGACCACCGGCGCGGGCAAGACGACCATCGCCAAGCTGATCGCCCGGTTCTACGACCCGACCGCCGGTTCGGTCCGCCTGGACGGCGTCGACCTGCGGGAGCTGGCGCAGGACGAGTTGCGCCGGCACGTCGTGATGGTGACCCAGGAGAACTTCATGTTCTCGGGCACGGTCGCCGACAACATCCGGTTCGGCCGACCGGACGCCACGGCCGCCGAGGTGATCGCGGCCGCCGAGGCCGTCGGCGCCGACCGGTTCATCGCGGCACTGCCGGAGGGCTACGACACCGACGTCGCCAAGCGCGGCGGCCGGCTGTCGGCGGGTCAGCGCCAGCTCATCGCGTTCGCCCGGGCGTTCCTCGCCGACCCGGCGGTGCTGATCCTCGACGAGGCGACGTCATCGCTGGACATCCCCAGCGAACGGCTGGTGCAACGCGCGCTGCGCACCGTGCTGGCGGACCGGACCGCGCTGGTGATCGCGCACCGACTGTCCACCGTCGAGGTCGCCGACCGGGTGCTGGTGCTCGAACACGGCCGGATCCTCGAGGACGGCCCGCCCGCGGAACTCATTCGCGGCGACGGGCATTACGCGGCGTTGCACGACGCCTGGGTGCGATCCCTGGCCTGAGCGGGCTACAGGCCCATGCGGCGGTAGCGGTCCAGCCGGGCCGCCAACCGCGCGGCGTCCACCTGTTCGGACAGCCCCGCCACCTCGACCGCAATCGCGCGGGCAAGGCGCTTGGAGAACTCCACCGGCTCGTCGGCGGCATCCGGTTGCTCCGGCACGATCACGTCGACGATCCCGTTGCGCTTCAGATCCGCCGACCGGATCCCTTGGGCGGCAGCGAGTTCCGGCGCGTGGTCGGTGTCGCGGAACACGATCGCGCTGGCCCCCTCCGGCGGCAGCGGCGCCAGCCAGCCGTGCAGCGCGGCCAACACCCGATCGGCGGGCACCATCGCCAGTGCCGGGCCGCCGCTGCCCTGACCCATCAGCACCGACACCGTCGGCACCGGCAGCGTGACCAACTCCGAGAGGCAGCGGGCGATCTCGGCGGCCAGGCCGCCCTGCTCGGCCTCCTGCGACAGCGCCGGGCCGGCGGTGTCGATGACCAGCACCAGTGGCAGCTGCAGACCGGCGGCCAGTGCCATCCCGCGGCGCGCCTCCCGCAGTGCGGCCGGCCCGACCAACCCCCCGACCAGGCGCTGCTGGCCCAGCACCACCACGGGCTGCCCGCCGAAGCGCGCCAGCGCCAGCAGCGTCGTCGCGGCCTCCCCGGCGCCGGTGCCGGACAGCAGCACCCGCGCGGTGGCGCCGTGGCGCAGCAGGTGACCGACACCCGGTCGGTCGGGCCGGCGGGAGGCCTCCACCGATTCCCACGCCGGGACGTCGGGGATAGCGGTGTCGGGCAGCGGTTCGGGGGCGTCGCCGGGCGGGTCGGCGACGACCTTCAGGGCCCAGTCCAGGGTCTGACGCAGCCCGTCGAGCGGCACCACCCCGTCGATCACGCCGTGCTGCCGCAGGTTCTCGGCGGTCTGCACGCCCGGCGGAAACGGTTCACCGTAGAGCTGTTCGTACACGCGGGGGCCGAGGAAGCCGATCAACGCGCCGGGCTCGGCGACCGTGATGTGCCCCAGGGAGCCCCACGATGCGAACACCCCGCCCGTCGTCGGGTGCCGCAGGTACACCAGGTAGGGCAGGTGGGCCTGCTTGTGCAGGGTGACCGCGGCGGCGATCTTGACCATCTGCAGGAACGCAACCGTGCCCTCCTGCATCCGGGTGCCGCCCGAACTCGGCGAGGCCAGCAGCGGAAGACGCAGCGCGGTGGCCCGCTCGATGGCGGCGGTGATCCGTTCGGCCGCGGCCACCCCGATCGAGCCCGCCAGGAAGTCGAACTCGCCGGCCACCACGGCGACCCGGCGTCCGAACACCGTGCCCTCGCCGGTCAACACCGACTCGTCGAGGCCGGTCGCGGTTTGGGCGGCGGCCAACTCGGCGCGGTACGGCTCGGACATCGGGACGGTCACGGGCGGCACATCCCAGCTGACGAACGACCCGGCGTCCAGCACGGCGTCCCGCAACTCCCACGCACTGATACGGCTCACGCACCGAGGCTAGCCGGGGATATCTCCAGCGGTCTCTCGGTCCTAGCTGGTCATCGTTTGTTGACGGTTGTCCACAGGGAGAGGCTGGAAGGGCGGCGCGGGTCGATGCTTCGGGAGAGGCTGGGGATAGGCGTCAACAAGTGATGCCTGCGCGCGAAAGAGGGGCGGCGTGGCGACAAGCGAACCGTGGTGGCAGAACGATCCGACGATCCAGGCCTTGACCCGTCAGGTCATGGCAGAAATCGAGGAAGCCGCCGCTCGCCCGAGCCGCCCCAAGCCCGACCCCGACCAGCCCGACCCGGTGGTCGACGAGTTCTACTCCGGCACGTGCAGACGCGCGCTGGCCGCCGCGCGCGATGGACTCGCCGCGGCGCGGGCCGCCTACGACGAGGCGGTCCTCAACGCCAGGACGGCCGGATACTCGTGGAGCGAGATCGGCGCGGTGCTCGGCGTATCCAAGCAGCAGTTGCATCGCCGATTCCGGGGCCGCAGTTAGGGTGGACCCATGATCGGAATCACCCGCGAAGGCAGTGTCATGACCCTCGAGATGCAGCGCGAGGAACGTCGCAACGCACTGAACTGCGAACTCGTCGACGCACTCCGGGAGGCCGTCGAACACGCCGCCGAGCAGGACATCCGCGCGATCGTGCTGACCGGTGCGGGCCGGGTGTTCAGTTCGGGGGCCGATCTCACCGACGCCGCGGGGATGGCGGAGAAACTTCCGGACAAGGCGCTGGCCCTGAACCTGGCCATCGACAAGGCGCCGGTCCCGGTCATCGGCGCCATCAATGGTCCCACCATCGGCGCCGGGGTGATCCTGTCGCTGATCTGCGATCTGCGCGTGGTGGCGCCGGAGGCGTATTTCCAGTTTCCGATCGCCAAGTACGGGCTGGCCATCGACAACTGGAGCGTCCGCCGCCTGACCTCGCTGGTCGGTGCCGGCCGGGCCCGCGGCATGCTGCTGGCAGCCGAGAAGCTCACCGCCGACACCGCGTTGCAGACCGGGCTGGCCAACCGGATCGGCACCCTGGCCGACGCGCAGGCCTGGGCCGCCGAGATCGCCGGCTACGCGCCGCTGTCGCTGCAGCACTCCAAGCGGGTGCTCAACGATGACGGCGCCTATGAGCAGCCGCGGCCCGAGCACAAGGAACTCTTCGACCGCGCGTGGGCAAGCAAGGACGTCATCGAGGCCCAGGTGGCGCGCATCGAGAAGCGGCCACCCAACTTCGTCGGCGCCTGATGCTCTCCTCGACGATCCGGTTGGTCGGCGGCACCGCCGCATTGGCGACGGGCGGTTGGCTGCTGCGCGCGCTACACGGCGCCCCGTCGGCCCTGGGGGCCGGCGTCGAGGCCATCGCGAAGGTCGCCGACGGCTCACCGAACTATCGCGGCGGGGTGTTCCACAACCTGGAACCGGCATCGATGATCAGCCTGAGTCGGCAGGACCAGTGGCGCCTGCTCCATGACCTGTTCGACGACGCCACCAAGGGGCCCAAGCAACCGATCCCGGTGATCACCCCGAAGACCGGCGTGCCCGCCGCGGACCTGGCCTTGACCTGGTACGGACACTCCTCGGTGGTCGTCGAGGTCGACGGCTACCGCATTCTGGCCGACCCGGTGTGGAGTCAGCGTTGTTCGCCGTCGCGCAGCGTCGGCCCGCAGCGGCTGCACCCGGTGCCGGCACCGCTGGAAGCGCTGCCCGCCATCGATGCGGTCATCATCAGCCACGACCACTACGACCATCTTGATGTCGATACCGTGAAAAGACTTGTTGAAACCCAGAATTCGGTGTTCTACGTACCGCTGGGCATCGGCGCCCACCTGCGTGGGTGGGGCGTTCCCGACCAGCGCATCGTGGAACTGGACTGGGGCCAGTCCGGCGAACTCGGCGAGCTGCGGATCGTCTGCACCCCGGCCCGGCACTTCTCCGGACGCTTCCTGACCCGGAACACCACGCTGTGGTCGTCCTGGGCGATCATCGGCCCGCGGCACCGGGCGTTCTTCGGCGGCGACACCGGCTACACCGCGAGCTTCGCGGAGGTCGGCGACGAGTACGGGCCGTTCGACCTCACGCTGATGCCGGTCGGGGCCTACCACCCGGGCTGGCCCGACATCCACATGAACCCCGAAGAGGCCGTGCGGGCCCACCGCGATGTCACCGACGCGGGCCGGGGGTTGTTCGTCCCGATCCACTGGGCCACCTTCCGGCTGGCCCCGCATCCGTGGTCGGAACCCATCGAACGGATGCTCACCGCGGCCACCGAGTCGGCGGTCGCGGCGGCGGTGCCCCGACCGGGACAGCGCGTCGAGGTCGGCACCGCGACATCACCGCCGTCGATCGACGATGACGCGTGGTGGCGCCTATAGGTCGCGGAAAGCGACTACCGTTTGGCGGGTGAAACGCGCAGCGGTCCTGGCCGTGCTGATGGCGCTGGTGGCGACGGGATGTCAGGCGCCGGTGCGCCCGGTCGATCGAACGACGTCGGAGCTGCCGCCGCCGCTGGTCCCCGCGATGGCCCTGCCGGCGGCCGCGGTCGACAACGCGGTGAGCCAGCTGACCCGCATCGCCGAGGAACTGATGGACTCCTCGGGCATCCCCGGGATGGCCGTGGCCGTGGTGCACGGCGGAAGAACGGTGTACGCCAAGGGGTTCGGCGTCAAGGATGTGCGCGCGGGGGACAAGCTGGACAACCGCGTCGACCGGGACACGGTGTTCCAGCTGGCCTCGGTGTCCAAATCGCTGTCCGCCTCGGTCGTCGCTCGCCAGGTCGGCGCCAAGGCCATCAGCTGGGACACCCCGCTGGTGTCGAAGCTGCCCGGGTTCGCGCTGGCCGATCCGGCCGTCACGTCGATGGTCACCGTCGGCGACATGTTTGCGCATCGCTCGGGGCTGCCCGACCATGCCGGGGATCGACTCGAGGACCTCGGCTACGACCGTGCCTACGTGCTGTCCAAGCTGCGTGAGCTGCCGCTGCAGCCGTTCCGAACCTCATACGCCTACACCAACTTCGGGTTGACCGCGGCGGCCGAGGCGGTTGCCGTCGGCGCCGGCAGAACCTGGGAGCAGTTGGCCTCCGACGTGCTCTACGAGCCGCTGGGAATGTCGGTGACGAGTTCGCGGTACACCGACTTCGAAGACCGGTCCAACAAGGCGTTGACCCACATCCGGCTCGACGACCGGTACGAACCGCGCTTTCAGCGCGATCCCGACCCGCAATCGCCGGCCGGCGGGGCCAGCTCCTCGGTCGCCGACATGGCGCACTGGCTCGGCATGATCCTGGCCGACGGCAAGCGCGGCGATCGGCAGATCATCGACGCCGAGGCGCTGCTGCCGGCACTGACCCCCCAGATCGTGTCGAGCCCGCCAACCGAACCGGCAATGCGCCCAGGGTTTTACGGCTACGGATTCAACGTCGGCACCACCTCGGCGGCGCGCACCATGTTCAGTCATTCGGGCGCCTTCGAACTCGGCGCGGCCACCAACTTCGTGGTGATCCCGTCGGCCGACGTCGGCATCATCGCGCTCACCAACGCCACCGCCTCTGGCATCCCCGAGACGCTCACCGCCGAATTCGCCGATCTGGTGCAATTCGGTGAGGTGCGCGAGGATTGGCGGCGGCTCTATCGGGAGGCGTTCGCCGAGTTCAGCGCCCCGGTGGGGGCACTGGTGGGCAAGGACCGCCCGTCGTCCCCGGCTCCGGCCCCGCCGTTGGCGGAGCTCGCCGGAACCTACGCCAACGACTACTGGGGCCCGGCGACGGTGACCGAGCGTGACGGTGCGCTGACTCTGACGCTGGGTCCGAAGGCGCAGCCGTGGCGCCTCGAGCACTGGGACGGCAACGTCTTCACGTTCCGCTTCATCAGCGAGAACTCGCCGCCCGGTTCGGTTTCCAAGGCCACGTTCAACGGTGATGCGTTGACGCTCGAATACTTCGACGACGACGGCAAGGGGACTTTCACGCGATGACCGAGACCACGATCGCGGACCCGCTCGCCGGTCTGTCCGACGCCGAGGTCGCCCGCCGCGTCGCCGACGGCAGGACCAATGACGTGCCCACCCGCGCGGCGCGCAGCGTGTCGGAGATCGTCCGATCCAACGTCTTCACCCGGATCAATGCGATCCTCGGGGTGCTGTTCGTGATCGTGCTGGCCACCGGGTCGCTGATCAACGGACTGTTCGGCCTGCTGATCATCGCCAACAGCGGCATCGGCATCATCCAGGAGATCCGCGCCAAGCGCACGCTGGACCAGCTCGCGATCGTCAGCCAGACCAAGCCGCGGGTGCGGCGCCGGTCCGGGACGGCCGAGCTGCCCCCCAACGAGGTGGTGCTCGACGATGTCATCGAGGTGGGTCCGGGCGATCAGATCGTCGTCGACGGCGAGGTGCTCGAGGAGGCCAACCTCGAGATCGACGAGTCGCTGCTGACCGGTGAGGCCGACCCGATCGCCAAGGACGCCGGCGACCCGGTGCTGTCCGGCAGCTTCGTCGTCGCCGGCAGCGGCGCCTACCGGGCCACCAAGGTGGGCCGGGAGGCGTATGCGGCCAAGCTCGCCGAGGAGGCCAGCAAGTTCACCCTGGTGAAGTCCGAACTGCGCTCCGGCATCAACAAGATCCTGAAGTTCGTCACGTATCTGCTGTGGCCGGCCGGGCTGTTGACGATCTACACCCAGCTGTTCACCACCGACGCCGACTGGCGGGAGTCGGTGCTGCGGATGGTCGGCGCCCTGGTGCCGATGGTGCCCGAGGGCTTGGTGCTGATGACCTCCATCGCGTTCGCGGTCGGGGTCATCCGGCTGGGCCGGCGGCAATGCCTGGTCAACGAGCTACCGGCGATCGAGGGGCTGGCGCGCGTCGATGTGGTGTGCGCGGACAAGACCGGCACGCTGACCGAGAACGGGATGCGGTTCGCCGAACTGAAACTGGTGGGCGGGGCCGACCGGCAACGCGTCGAGCAGGCCCTGGCCGCGCTGGCGGCCGACGACGCCCGCCCCAACGCCAGCATGCAGGCCATCGCCGAGGCCTTCGCCACCTCGCCGGGCTGGCGGGTCGACGCCGCGGCGCCGTTCAAGTCGGCGACCAAGTGGAGCGGGGTGTCCTACGGGGAGCGTGGCAACTGGGTGATCGGGGCGCCGGACGTGCTGGTGGACCCCGGCTCCGAACCCGCGGTGGAGGCCGAACGCATTGGCGCGCACGGGCTGCGGGTGCTGCTGCTCGGATCGTGCGACCGCGCGGTGGACGCCCCCGACGCGCCGGGACGGGTGACTCCGATGGCGCTGGTGGTGCTGGAACAGAAGGTCCGGCCGGACGCCCGCGACACCCTGAATTACTTTGCCGATCAGAAGGTTTCGGTGAAGGTCATCTCCGGCGACAACGCGGTGTCGGTGGGGGCGGTGGCGGATTCGCTCGGCCTGCACGGCGCGGCCCTGGATGCCCGCCAACTACCCGAGGAGCAGGACGCGCTGGCCGACGCCCTGCAGAGCCACACCACCTTCGGCCGGGTGCGTCCGGACCAGAAACGCACCATGGTGCACGCCCTGCAGTCCCGCGGCCACACCGTCGCGATGACCGGCGACGGCGTCAACGACGTGCTGGCGCTCAAGGATGCCGACATCGGCGTGGCGATGGGCTCGGGCAGCTCGGCCACCCGCGCGGTGGCCCAGATCGTGTTGCTGGACAACAAGTTCGCCACCCTGCCCTATGTGGTGGGGGAGGGGCGCCGGGTCATCGGCAACATCGAACGGGTTTCGAACCTGTTCCTGACCAAGACGGTCTACTCGGTGTTCCTGGCGCTGCTGGTCGGCATCGTCGGGCTGGGTTCGCAGATCTTCGACTACGACCCCTTGCTGTACCCGTTCCAGCCGATCCACGTCACGATCGCGGCCTGGTTCACCATCGGGATACCGGCCTTCGTGCTGTCGCTGGCCCCGAACAACGAACGCGCCCACACCGGGTTCGTGCGGCGGGTCATGCTGGCCGCGCTGCCGTCGGGCCTGACGGTGGGTGTCGCGACGTTCGTCTCCTATTTGGTCGCCTATTCGGGCAACGACGCGTCCCGGGAGATGCAGACCCAGGCGTCCACCGCCGCGCTGATCACGCTGCTGATCGCCGGCTGGTGGGTGCTGGCTACCGTGGCCCGCCCGTACGAATGGTGGCGCGTGCTGCTGGTGACGGTGTCGGGGTTGGCCTACGTCGTGATTTTTTCCATTCCGCCGGCCCGCGAATTGTTCATGCTGGATCCGTCCAATCTGGCCACGACCACCACCGCAGTGCTGATCGGCGTGATCGCGGCGGCGGTGATCGAGGCGCTGTGGTGGCTGCAGGGCCGGATCTTGGGGGAGCGACGGCGGTTGTGGAAGGTCGAGGACTAGCGTTCACTGGGAACATGTCGTTTCTCGATAAAGCCAAGGACCTGCTGGGAAAGAACGCCGACAAGGTCGGGACCGTGGTCGACAAGGCCGGGGACTTCGTCGACAACAAGACCGGTGGCAAATATGCCGAGCAGGTCGACAAGGTTCAGGACGCCGCCAAGAACGCGACCGAGAAGTTGGATCCCACCAACAAGGACAATCCGCCGGCCTGACAGAATTGCGCCCGTGGCAAAGCTATCTGTCTCTGTTGACGTGCCACTCGCACCCGAGCAGGCGTGGGAGTGCGCTGCGGATCTGTCCCGCTACAAGGAGTGGTTGACCATCCACCGGGTGTGGCGCAGTCCGCTGCCCGAAACCCTGGAAAAGGGCACCTCGCTGGACTCGATCGTCGAGGTCAAGGGCATGCCCAACCGGGTGAAGTGGACGATTGTGCACTACAAGCCCCCGCACGCGATGACGCTGAACGGGGACGGGCGCGGCGGGGTCAAGATCAAGCTGATGGCCAAGATCACCCCGAAGGGCGACGGTTCGGTGGTCACCTTCGACACCCATCTCGGTGGGCCTGCGCTGTTCGGACCGATAGGGATGGTCGTCGCGGGCGCGCTCAAGGGCGATATTCGGCAGTCCCTGAACAAGTTCGTGACGGTGTTCGCGGGCTGAGTGCCCGGCTCAGGGCAGCGGCACCGACCACACCAGCCGGGCGCCGCCGCCGGCAGCCGGGCCGAGTTCGAGCGCGCCGGCGCATTCGCGCGCCCGGGCGGCCAGGTTCGCCAGCCCGCTGCGGGTGGTGACCTCGGGAAAGCCGCCGCCGTTGTCGGTCACCGTGACCGTCAGATTGTCGGCGACCTCGATGGTCACGGTCACCGCTGAGGCCCCGGCGTGCCG from Mycolicibacterium sp. MU0053 includes:
- a CDS encoding enoyl-CoA hydratase, whose product is MIGITREGSVMTLEMQREERRNALNCELVDALREAVEHAAEQDIRAIVLTGAGRVFSSGADLTDAAGMAEKLPDKALALNLAIDKAPVPVIGAINGPTIGAGVILSLICDLRVVAPEAYFQFPIAKYGLAIDNWSVRRLTSLVGAGRARGMLLAAEKLTADTALQTGLANRIGTLADAQAWAAEIAGYAPLSLQHSKRVLNDDGAYEQPRPEHKELFDRAWASKDVIEAQVARIEKRPPNFVGA
- a CDS encoding MBL fold metallo-hydrolase, whose protein sequence is MLSSTIRLVGGTAALATGGWLLRALHGAPSALGAGVEAIAKVADGSPNYRGGVFHNLEPASMISLSRQDQWRLLHDLFDDATKGPKQPIPVITPKTGVPAADLALTWYGHSSVVVEVDGYRILADPVWSQRCSPSRSVGPQRLHPVPAPLEALPAIDAVIISHDHYDHLDVDTVKRLVETQNSVFYVPLGIGAHLRGWGVPDQRIVELDWGQSGELGELRIVCTPARHFSGRFLTRNTTLWSSWAIIGPRHRAFFGGDTGYTASFAEVGDEYGPFDLTLMPVGAYHPGWPDIHMNPEEAVRAHRDVTDAGRGLFVPIHWATFRLAPHPWSEPIERMLTAATESAVAAAVPRPGQRVEVGTATSPPSIDDDAWWRL
- a CDS encoding serine hydrolase; the encoded protein is MALVATGCQAPVRPVDRTTSELPPPLVPAMALPAAAVDNAVSQLTRIAEELMDSSGIPGMAVAVVHGGRTVYAKGFGVKDVRAGDKLDNRVDRDTVFQLASVSKSLSASVVARQVGAKAISWDTPLVSKLPGFALADPAVTSMVTVGDMFAHRSGLPDHAGDRLEDLGYDRAYVLSKLRELPLQPFRTSYAYTNFGLTAAAEAVAVGAGRTWEQLASDVLYEPLGMSVTSSRYTDFEDRSNKALTHIRLDDRYEPRFQRDPDPQSPAGGASSSVADMAHWLGMILADGKRGDRQIIDAEALLPALTPQIVSSPPTEPAMRPGFYGYGFNVGTTSAARTMFSHSGAFELGAATNFVVIPSADVGIIALTNATASGIPETLTAEFADLVQFGEVREDWRRLYREAFAEFSAPVGALVGKDRPSSPAPAPPLAELAGTYANDYWGPATVTERDGALTLTLGPKAQPWRLEHWDGNVFTFRFISENSPPGSVSKATFNGDALTLEYFDDDGKGTFTR
- a CDS encoding HAD-IC family P-type ATPase; translation: MTETTIADPLAGLSDAEVARRVADGRTNDVPTRAARSVSEIVRSNVFTRINAILGVLFVIVLATGSLINGLFGLLIIANSGIGIIQEIRAKRTLDQLAIVSQTKPRVRRRSGTAELPPNEVVLDDVIEVGPGDQIVVDGEVLEEANLEIDESLLTGEADPIAKDAGDPVLSGSFVVAGSGAYRATKVGREAYAAKLAEEASKFTLVKSELRSGINKILKFVTYLLWPAGLLTIYTQLFTTDADWRESVLRMVGALVPMVPEGLVLMTSIAFAVGVIRLGRRQCLVNELPAIEGLARVDVVCADKTGTLTENGMRFAELKLVGGADRQRVEQALAALAADDARPNASMQAIAEAFATSPGWRVDAAAPFKSATKWSGVSYGERGNWVIGAPDVLVDPGSEPAVEAERIGAHGLRVLLLGSCDRAVDAPDAPGRVTPMALVVLEQKVRPDARDTLNYFADQKVSVKVISGDNAVSVGAVADSLGLHGAALDARQLPEEQDALADALQSHTTFGRVRPDQKRTMVHALQSRGHTVAMTGDGVNDVLALKDADIGVAMGSGSSATRAVAQIVLLDNKFATLPYVVGEGRRVIGNIERVSNLFLTKTVYSVFLALLVGIVGLGSQIFDYDPLLYPFQPIHVTIAAWFTIGIPAFVLSLAPNNERAHTGFVRRVMLAALPSGLTVGVATFVSYLVAYSGNDASREMQTQASTAALITLLIAGWWVLATVARPYEWWRVLLVTVSGLAYVVIFSIPPARELFMLDPSNLATTTTAVLIGVIAAAVIEALWWLQGRILGERRRLWKVED
- a CDS encoding antitoxin, which codes for MSFLDKAKDLLGKNADKVGTVVDKAGDFVDNKTGGKYAEQVDKVQDAAKNATEKLDPTNKDNPPA